TCAAGTCAGTAGCTTTTAGGTCAAGTCAGTAGCCCTTGGCCTAGCAATAGAAgattataatattttcttaaaaggggaaaaaaaaaaatttaatagattaCTACTTGGAATTGGAATTTTCTTACTAAGTTCACCAACATAAAAGATCTTAATAATTATGCAAGTAGCTATAAAGTCAAGTGCTTCCATAAAACACAGAAGAATGTGCctaaacaaaaacttgaaaaagagcAAGAGAGAGATAATCTGAAAAGGGATAAGTCCTCATGGTCACCAGCTCTGATTTGGAGAGACTTGGAAAAATCTTGGTTGGATCCACACCCCTTTAAGTTGGTAGCTTATGGAATCTTCagcagcttcaatcctctcatTAAGTACGATCTTGTCAATACGATCATGAACTAGTGTTCCACAAGTAGAAATGGAAACATTCTCTGGCAACCCCAATTCATTTTTCATGTTCATATGTATAAAATGTCTCATCCTACGACCAATTGGTAGATCATTGATACCCGGAAATTTATCTTTAGGACGAGGAATTATAACAAAGAAATTCCAGCTTTTGTCAATTGAAAAGGTAACTAGATTCTCTGAATTGTCAAAGAAGTAAAACTCTTCATCATGATAAGTAGCACCTTTGATTGTCTTTATGGCATCTCGCGGAAGATACCCTTTGTGATTAGTCCAAACCTTAGCCCCATGACAAAGCATATTCAACTCCAATGTGGTTTCACTACTACGATTAATAACAGCAACAAGACAATCTTGAGAAGTAGGAGGTGATGAAAACGCAGCAACGTGGTCAGTGACTTGCGAGTGAGGGAACCTTGGAAGGTCTATTTTAGCATGAGAGAAGGGACAAAAGAAGAACATGGATCCTTCTTGGAACATAAGAAGCCATCCTTTGTTTGATGCAAGGCAAGTTGCTCCATTCAATTCTGGGATATTAATGGTGTACTTTTTACTCGAGTTGCTCAACAAGGTGCATTCTGAATTCGAACCATACACCAGAAACCAAGGTTCATGATCTGGTAAGGATTCAATCTCAGCCGAAGCTGTGGCAGAAGCAGATTTCCAATCCTTGCAGACACCACGGAAATTGAGAAGCTCAATTAGGCCTAACCTATCTGCAATTGGTGATAACAGGTCAGAAGGAAGGTCAGACCATTTTCTCTCTGCCATTTGGCCATATGTAGTCCTGATAAGACCCGTTTCTATGGACATTCTATGCCTGCTAAACATGTTATAAGAACATAGAAAAAGATTACTGGAGAACTAGCAAGAAAGGAACTGATAAAACATGAAGAATTTTACATTCATACAGGCATACCCTGATCAATGTAGTGGAGTGTCCTAGAAGTAGTAAAGCTTCCTAATGCTTAAAAGGACACTAGTGGTGGAGCTACTCATATCATTGtggtcatcatcatcatcatcatcatcatcaccatcattaaagaaagaacaaagaaaaaagaataagggCATTTAATGAAATCAGAAAAACAAAGCCCATTCAACATGATGAATTATTCATTATATGTTATGGTCTTATAgaaaatgtgtgtgtgtttctcaaataaaaaagatactTAGTGTTGTCGAGTCATCCCACATCGGTAAGGTGTGATATTGAGAAGGGGTTTATCACTTGCTCCACGACACTAACTGCCGCATGCAGTTTTGGTGTTGGCGTGTGAGTGTATTCCCTTatctctcatctctcttcccttttatatctgtgtgtgtttctcaaaaattctAACGACAACCAAACTGATCATCGTGTATTCCCTTATATTAATTATGATTGCTAATATTGTTTAGTAGAGAACGTGTCCAAAACAGGATTTAACCAAAGCCTAAGCATTGTttacaagatatatatatatatatatatatatatatatacacactctctctcttctctttctaatcaattaattaacccaaaaaaaaaaaaaatcctgtttGAAGCTACACAAAACATTAACATACCAGATATTGTCATGAACACAATTTTAAGAAGGGGGAATGAAGGATACTCAAGCATCAAAGCAACATATTACTAAAATTACAATCAGAATTgccactcttttttttcttgattggtAAATTGCCACTCTTTTTTGTTTAGAAAAGAACCCAGAAATGTTGATGACACTTATTGTATGTGTATTCATGATTTTTGAGATGGGTGTGAAAATACAACTTTAAAAtgtacacttgttgatcatagTCATGGATCATCTATGCATGACATGTTATGGTAAACCTGTTACAATCGAGAGAAACAAAGACAAATCAACAAGAACACATGCATTATATTACCTTGGAGATTGGGGTGAAGAAACCCCCTCCTTAAGAGAACAGAGATCTAGATTTACAGAGTCAGGATCAGCCATCACAATGTTAATTTGTGATAAGTGCAAAAATACTAAACCACATAGTATTGTTTTATGCGTTGGGAAAGTCCAAACCAATAtacgcgcacacacacacacaagaattTTAGTTTCACTAGTTCACTAACAGCTGTCAGATTTTCCAAAGATCAATACTAGGTAGTTTTCACAATCTTTAACACATCTAATAACGTACTGAtcagttattatttttatgattgaaaACATCTTAGCTTTGAAATAGATTTTATTAAGAGACCATATCACATCCCATAACCTCACTTTTATTAACaccaatcaaattaaaatacattACACGAGTATATATAAAACAGATTGTGACCATTTtgcatctttaaaaaaaaaaaaaaaaaaacccactggTTGCGGATTTTAATGAACCTGAAATGACCACCTCATTGCATCATTaatgtataaataataataagaaatgaAGTACCAACAAAAGAGGGCATTTGGTCTAGTGGTATGATTCTCGCTTTGGGTGCGAGAGGTCCCGAGTTCGATTCTCGGAATGCCCCTAGaagtctctttttttgttttgtttccacaagttttttacttttttttttttttttttagctcatAACGATGTCGTTTTGTTGTTacttttttatgaataaaatataaaataatatcacaaaaacaatttccctCCCAAATCTTTTCCCACTGTCTTTTTTCAGTTCCCCTCCAAACCCCTAAAAATTTCCTAAACCCCTGTTTAATTTCCACTATTTCTCATCatgttttgttgtggttttcttttacttttgggCTAATCAAGATTCAAGAGCGATCCAGATGCAAAAACACACTCTTTTTTGTTCTTCTATGATGGGTAAGGAAATTTAGCAGCAAAATAATGTATATATAGTTCATAAATTTTCCCAATGGCTGATGTTAGCGACTCTAGCAATACTCAGATTCTTGACTCTCAGCCTCAGCCCCTATCATCACCACCATCtggtaaactttttttttccctctttctctaTTGATTTCTCAGCTTTTTGCTTTTGATCAAATGATTGAAAATGGGAAATTGTAAAATAACCATGTCTTAAACagtagaataatttttttttttttattttttttaataataacgTGATTTTTGTGTGGTAAAGTAGACAAATATATGGTAGTGTTAGTTTGTGTAATGAGATGTTTCTTTTGGGTACAAAAGTAGGAAATGAAGCTAATGATGTGACAGAAGTTGGGTATGCTGTGGCTTATGAAGATACTGTTGTGCTTGATAGTCCATTAGCCGAAACCCAGTTGGAGAAACTTGTTTTTGATGATGAGGTTGTGGGTGATGGGATTGGGGGTGCAGTATGTGAGTATGAGGAAGAGGTGGTGCTTGACAGTGAGGATGAGGGAGTGCATGGAAGTAAAGTGGTTAATGTTGTTAATGGCGTATTGGATGGTAAAGCCAATAGAAGATTGAAAGGGAATGTGATGGACTTGTGGAAGGGGCAGCTCAGTTCACCTTGTAAGCGAGTGGACATCGCATTGGCACCAAATGTCTCCAACCAGGAACAATTTGGAGCAGGTTAGTGTCCACTAGTTTTATCTGAAATAGTATTTTGCtagtgggttttgaattttattttcttcgtGTTATTTATGACTATTGTTGAGTCTTCATGTTGTGTTATATCTTATAAATGAACTTACATTTACATGTATATGCATTTCTTTAATCCTTCtgttagaaaaaaaagaggGCAATTTTGTGAAAACTATTCTGTGGATTGTTTGAAGGGAATAAAGGATCTTCTATAAATTTTGAGAGCACTGGTAGGGGAAAAGATCTAGCTCATCCACCTCCAAGTGATTACAACCTTGCTAGATTGAATTACATCAATTCTCAGGAACCTGGGGAGTCAGCTGAAGCCAATGCACTTGGGTTTGTGGATCACTTCTTGTCATCTAACAATGTTGGCATGTCTCCAAGTGTTGGCCATGGAAAGACTTTTAGGGAGAAATCACTTCCTGTATTCAGTGCAAAAGGAACTCAAAGTTTGGCAAAGAGAATTAAACTTGGAACCGCAATTGTAAAAACAGGAGCCCTTGAATGGACTGATAGTGATCAGCATGGAGGTGGTGAAATTGCTAGCAAAAGGATGGAGGCATCTATTGATTTTGGAGGTTGCTGGCATAAATCAGTGACA
The sequence above is drawn from the Quercus robur chromosome 7, dhQueRobu3.1, whole genome shotgun sequence genome and encodes:
- the LOC126693171 gene encoding F-box protein At3g56470-like, which produces MHRMSIETGLIRTTYGQMAERKWSDLPSDLLSPIADRLGLIELLNFRGVCKDWKSASATASAEIESLPDHEPWFLVYGSNSECTLLSNSSKKYTINIPELNGATCLASNKGWLLMFQEGSMFFFCPFSHAKIDLPRFPHSQVTDHVAAFSSPPTSQDCLVAVINRSSETTLELNMLCHGAKVWTNHKGYLPRDAIKTIKGATYHDEEFYFFDNSENLVTFSIDKSWNFFVIIPRPKDKFPGINDLPIGRRMRHFIHMNMKNELGLPENVSISTCGTLVHDRIDKIVLNERIEAAEDSISYQLKGVWIQPRFFQVSPNQSW